In Oncorhynchus masou masou isolate Uvic2021 unplaced genomic scaffold, UVic_Omas_1.1 unplaced_scaffold_5904, whole genome shotgun sequence, the DNA window TGTCCCGTAAGCACATGTCTCGATCTCTCCGCGTCTCCAACAAGCACCATCAGTCCCAGTCCAGTTCTGGTTCCACCTGCCGCTCCCGTGACTGTCACGCCTCGCAAGGCAAAGTAGATCACCGAAACTCTGAGACCTCCACGCGTTCCAGCAGCACCCCTAGTATCCCACAGTCCTTAGTAGATCACGCCCTGGAGCCCTTCAACCAGACCAATGTCCTGTCAGACTACTCCTCTCCGATCTGGGTGGACCGCGTGGCCATGAACCTCCGGCCCGTCTCCTGCCATACCCACCTAGACAACCCATCTGTAACACTCCATCAAGACGCAGAGTCATCTGGGACTAGACCCCACGAACCCCAGGGTCTACAGGACAGAGGACTGGGCCTATACAGTAACACAGGGGAGGCGACCTACCTTCAGAAGACTAGAGACGGACCTAGGGAACCCCGAGAGGTGGTCAGCTTCAAGAAGAAGAGATCCAAATCAGCCGACATGTGGAGAGAAGACGACAGTCTGGACTTAAGTctgtcagacctcagccaggaacacctcaccaggttagagaagtcaggcctcagaacacctcaccaggttagagaagtcaggcctcagaacacctcaccaggttagagaagtcaggcctcagaacacctcaccaggttagagaagtcagacctcagaacacctcaccaggttagagaagtcagacctcagaacacctcaccaggttagagaagtcagacctcagaacacctcaccaggttagagaagtcagacctcagaacacctcaccaggttagagaagtcagacctcagaacacctcaccaggttagagaagtcagacctcagccaggaacacctcaccaggttagagaagtcagacctcagaacaactCACCTGGTTAgcgaagtcagacctcagaacacctcaccaggttagagaagtcagacctcagaacacctcaccaggttagagaagtcagacctcagaaaacctcaccaggttagagaagtcagacctcagaacacctcaccaggttagagaagtcaggcctcagccaggaacacctcaccaggttaga includes these proteins:
- the LOC135536287 gene encoding rho guanine nucleotide exchange factor TIAM1-like yields the protein MGNVESQNGDHAFYGTQHGHLSRKHMSRSLRVSNKHHQSQSSSGSTCRSRDCHASQGKVDHRNSETSTRSSSTPSIPQSLVDHALEPFNQTNVLSDYSSPIWVDRVAMNLRPVSCHTHLDNPSVTLHQDAESSGTRPHEPQGLQDRGLGLYSNTGEATYLQKTRDGPREPREVVSFKKKRSKSADMWREDDSLDLSLSDLSQEHLTRLEKSGLRTPHQ